A single Gammaproteobacteria bacterium DNA region contains:
- the radC gene encoding DNA repair protein RadC: MAINTWPQAERPREKLLQRGPQALSDAELLAILLRTGARGKTAVDLARELLGRFDGLRGLFAAEQTRLCAASGLGPAKYTQLQAALEMARRHLGESLQRGAPLTDPAATRRYLVAQLRDRPHEVFCCLYLDNRHRVIAFEELFQGTLDGASVHPREVLRKVLAHNAAAVIFAHNHPSGVAEPSDADRRLTQRLKESLALVDVRVLDHFVVGDGETASFAERGLL, from the coding sequence ATGGCAATCAACACCTGGCCGCAGGCCGAACGGCCGCGGGAAAAGCTACTGCAACGCGGGCCACAAGCGCTCTCGGACGCCGAACTGCTGGCCATCCTGCTGCGCACCGGGGCGCGCGGCAAGACCGCCGTGGATCTGGCGCGTGAGCTGCTGGGCCGATTCGACGGCCTGCGCGGCCTGTTCGCGGCCGAACAAACACGGCTGTGCGCGGCTTCAGGGCTGGGGCCGGCCAAGTACACCCAGTTGCAGGCCGCGCTCGAAATGGCCCGCCGGCATCTGGGTGAAAGCTTGCAGCGCGGCGCGCCGCTCACGGACCCGGCCGCCACGCGCCGCTATCTGGTTGCCCAACTGCGCGATCGTCCCCACGAGGTGTTCTGCTGTCTGTATCTCGACAACCGCCATCGGGTCATCGCCTTTGAGGAGTTGTTTCAGGGCACGCTGGATGGCGCGAGCGTGCATCCGCGCGAGGTGTTGCGCAAGGTGCTCGCACACAACGCGGCCGCCGTTATCTTCGCCCACAACCATCCCTCGGGCGTGGCCGAACCTTCGGATGCCGACCGGCGACTGACCCAGCGCCTCAAGGAATCGCTGGCTTTGGTGGACGTGCGCGTACTGGATCATTTCGTGGTGGGCGACGGCGAGACGGCCTCCTTCGCGGAACGCGGACTGCTGTGA